One part of the Eptesicus fuscus isolate TK198812 chromosome 20, DD_ASM_mEF_20220401, whole genome shotgun sequence genome encodes these proteins:
- the CHCT1 gene encoding CHD1 helical C-terminal domain containing protein 1 has translation MESSDGQGDEEDKPQEKVMDAPCLEKSSSTIPAGDSLVCHAKGLDQCTFRICKECLRPLKKCLRKLYLPQDLPQKKKLKYMKQSLVVLGDHINTFLKHYCRAWEMKHWKKMLWRFVSLFSELEAKQLLRLYKYTKNNQNTKFLAAFCPLDAPESCLLADQEDNLPKLCSAWGLHGNISGMKERLSKMQAPSGEASLLAEPRSRVHVRRGSLRKLHQTPKLKRKRIKEAPETPETDP, from the exons ATGGAGTCCTCAGATGGGCAAGGGGATGAAGAGGACAAACCGCAGGAGAAG gtGATGGATGCACCCTGCTTGGAGAAGAGCTCCAGCACCATCCCCGCTGGAGACTCACTTGTGTGCCATGCCAAGGGCCTGGACCAGTGTACCTTCAGAATT TGTAAAGAATGTCTAAGGCCATTAAAGAAGTGCCTGCGAAAGTTGTACCTGCCCCAGGACCTTCCCCAGAAGAAGAAGCTAAAGTATATGAAGCAGAGCCTTGTGGTCCTAGGCGACCACATCAACACCTTTCTGAAGCACTACTGCCGAGCCTGGGAAATGAAGCACTGGAAGAA GATGCTCTGGAGATTCGTCTCCCTCTTCTCGGAGCTGGAGGCAAAGCAGCTTCTCAGGCTCTACAAGTACACCAAGAACAACCAGAACACCAAGTTCCTG GCAGCGTTCTGCCCTTTGGACGCTCCGGAGAGCTGCTTGCTGGCTGACCAGGAAgacaatctgcccaagctctgcagCGCCTGGGGGCTGCACGGTAACATCAGCGGCATGAAGGAGAGGCTGTCCAAGATGCAGGCCCCCAGCGGCGAGGCCTCCCTGCTAGCGGAGCCAAGGTCCAGGGTCCATGTGAGGAGAG GTTCTTTAAGGAAACTTCATCAAACACCAAAACTCAAGAGAAAGAGGATTAAGGAAGCCCCAGAAACCCCAGAGACCGACCCATAA